The DNA region GTCTGCACGAAAGACAGCAGTGTGCACCACTATATAGGCTTAGTTATCCTGCATTCCATGTGTTTTATGAAGTTATCATTTATTGTTTATTGATCATTATTGTGACCTCCAGCCTTCTCCCAGATGATGATCTACTTCTACTATGGAGGCAAGCTGATGAGCAACACGCTGGTAACACATCCCGAAGGCTGTCGCATCTCGCCGTGCCAGCAGCACCCGGGCCGCGGCGCCCCCTACAGCTCAGACAGCATGCAGAGCGTTTATTTCCCGCCGCCGGGGCTCATCGAGTACGAACGCCAGCGCCACGTGACCCACAAGCTCCTGGGCCACTTGGAGCGAGGGCTGCTGCTGCGGGCCAACCAGGAGGGCATCTTCATCAAGAGGTTGTGCCAGAGCAGAGTGTTCTGGAGCGGAATGGCTGACACGGGCTCGCATTATAGCTCCATGCCTTGTAAACTGGAGAGGGATGCGGTGGTGAAGATTTTCGACACTGGGAGGTTCCTTCAAGGTGAGTCCTCCTTTGACTCCGCCGCTAAAGACTGCAAAGAGGTTTTAACCTCGTGTTTCATGTCGCAGCGCTGCAGCAGCACCAGGACGGTCAGATTCCCGCTCCTGATCCGACTGTGACTTTGTGCTTTGGGGAGGAGCTTCATGACCTCAACACCGCCAAGTACAAGCTGATCGTTGTGCAGGTAAGAAGCGACAAGCTGGGATATTTTCTTGCCAAGTTTTTTTCTTCACTTCAGTTGTGTGTCCGTCGCAGATCACGGTGGTGAAGTGCCAACAGCTGCTGGAGGCCGTCAACTCGCGGCGCGCTCAGACGTACTGCGCCAACATGGAGCTGTGTGAGGACTTCTCGGCGGAGCAGATGGCACGCCTTTACCAGGACCTGTGCAGCTACGGCAGTCCTCAAAGGTCCGGCTGCTACAGAGAAAACGTGCCCATCACCGCCTGAGCGTGCAG from Entelurus aequoreus isolate RoL-2023_Sb linkage group LG02, RoL_Eaeq_v1.1, whole genome shotgun sequence includes:
- the irf8 gene encoding interferon regulatory factor 8; amino-acid sequence: MSNSGGRRLKQWLVEQIQSTHYSGLLWEDESHTMFRIPWKHAGKQDYNQEVDASIFKAWAVFKGKFKDGDKAEPATWKTRLRCALNKSPDFEEVTEKSQLDISEPYKVYRIVPEDEQKHGRSSVMLALAASSSSGDMIDMDCSPADIEGLIKDEEGCRFQASPEYWPQTSVSAFSLHQDPLPSGTLSSAFSQMMIYFYYGGKLMSNTLVTHPEGCRISPCQQHPGRGAPYSSDSMQSVYFPPPGLIEYERQRHVTHKLLGHLERGLLLRANQEGIFIKRLCQSRVFWSGMADTGSHYSSMPCKLERDAVVKIFDTGRFLQALQQHQDGQIPAPDPTVTLCFGEELHDLNTAKYKLIVVQITVVKCQQLLEAVNSRRAQTYCANMELCEDFSAEQMARLYQDLCSYGSPQRSGCYRENVPITA